The following nucleotide sequence is from Candidatus Neomarinimicrobiota bacterium.
GATTCACAGTAACCTGAGTGATAAACTATATGCCGATGTATATAAGTTTGGTCACAATATTAAGGGGACCGGAACCAGTTATGGTTTTGAAAACCTGAGTGAGATAGGTGCAGAGATATGTAATAACATCAAGGACGAGAACTACTCGAATCTGGGATCACTTCTGGACAATGTGGGAAACATTTTGACAGAGGCTCTGGCATAGTTCAACTCTGAATAAGAATTTGAAGTACCAAAAAAGGCTGGAAATATCCAGCCTTTTTAAATTCATTTATGACACGCTGCTTACCACAGGATAAATAGTAATATCCCTCCAAAAATGATATAAGCAAATCCAAAGGGTACCCGTTTGGTGTAAACAACGCTCTCTACATTATAGACGCGATTGAAAAGCTCGCCGGCCTTAATCAAGGTCTTGGGGGAGCTCATGAGGAGCAGACCGGTGATAAAAGCTATGACAGCTACAAAAATTATATAAAAATCATATCCCTGCATGTGTAATCCTCACATCCTAAAGCGTTGCGTAAACCATAAATGCTCCAGCTGCCATCAATAACAGACCAAATGCATAACGATTTCGATAGATAAGACCATCAATGTTGTAGAGACGGTTGCTTTGTTCGCCCAATTTGACCAGAGCCTTGGGAGCTACCAATAGGAGTACTCCGATTAGGATCGAAATTATGGATAATAAAATACCGAATTCTCTCATAGTTTTCCTTCACTCAATTTGTGCGTAGATAATAACAGCCGGTGGCGTCATTTCCAAGATTCAGCTTTTAAAATTCCAACAATGAATTATCGATTACCCCAAAATCAAAAGTTTTAAAAAAATCTTGATTAAAATAATGATTCAAATTCAAAGTACCCCTGTTAATGGTGCCTGGTCCAGTAGCGCCTACGATTTTGTGGGCAAATATAGCCCCTTCCATATAAGCCCCAGATTGACTTATGGTAAATTTGTCAGGAGCATACACAATGCCATATGATGAGCCATCCACTCGAATGTCATCTGTGGAAAAGGTGGAGCTCCAGGCCACCACGTCGTCATCTATTATGATATAATCAAAGCCATATATCATGTTGAATGTGTTGGGTCGATTTGGTGGGGTTAAACCACTCCAGTCCAGGCCAAATTCTGTAGCATCATATAAATATACATCATCATCTGCAATGAGAACCACATTGTCTCCAAACGTTGTTTCAGTGCCACTCCTGCTCTCGGCGATAATGTCCAATGTTGCTACCAACACACCGGGCCTCGTTGTATCCCCGCCAGTGATCGTACAACCCTGTAGTGTGAGTTTACCTCTAATGTAAAGTGTGCTATCCGCATATGAATTGAGATCAATGGTAATGTTGCGGTAGCGCACGTTCCCGTTGATTTTATTCCCCGATGTGCTGGTAATTGCTGCGGCAATGGCAATCATGCTATCATATGGTTCCGTGTTAAAATCCGGGTTAAAAATCCACTCTCTCGGATGTATGCCTGAAGTATAGTTTGTTCCAGTTGCAGGTGAGACAGATTTGGTTGGTGGCACATAAAGATGAGTCTGGGTAGTCGCTCCCAGCGTTCCTCCGGAGACCGTAACATTTTGACCGATGTAGAGAGAGTCATCGATGGTAACCGTATTATCAATAGTAATATCCCCTGTGCCCTCAATGATGGACACATCACCCCAAACAGCTTTCATGGATTTTTTTGAGAGAACGCGAAAATCACGGACAGCATCACCTGATGTCCCCCGACTTGTGATCATATATAAAAAATCAGGTAGAGAACCTCCACCGACATAGGATTCCAGGGTGTCTATGACAATTGTTGAGTTAAAAAAGCTATATGTCCCACTTACATCTGCCTCACCGAGTTCAGCTTTAAACAGACCATATTCAATACCTGATAACGAAGCCCATTTGGCCTGACTGGCTGAATACATGTTCGTCCACTGTGCAGATTGGGTCGAAATGTGCCTGAAAAACATTGAAACAGTTAAGCCCATGATAATGGATATTGCTAAGGAGAGAAGCGTAAATCCAAATCCTGACTGACTCGCTATCTCTGAATCTGTGAATCTCAATGGTTGCTTATGTGTGTTTGAAGGACTCAATGGTTGTAGATCTTTAAATTTTCTGGGTACACAGTGGAGAGAAGGGTTACACCTGCCCCACCATCATCCATGACCAGTTTGAGTTTTACCAGTTTGACAAGCTTCCGATTTGCAACACTAAGGGGCACACTTGTGAGTTCGCTATTATTGGCGCTGAAATACTGGAATTTAGTGTCACTATTAATAACAGGGGCTGCCAGATTGAGTGCTGAGCCCACCCCTATTTCCTGGCGAGTCAGGTTAGAGGAGCTTACGGAATACTCAAAAGTGTTGCCATATTTATCATTAAACCGGAATTGCTGATCATCGGCAATGACTATATTTGTTGAATCAATGAGCATCCCTAGTTCACGTTCAAAAAGAGTCGTGGCCAGGATACCACGCGTCAGCAACTTTTCTCTATCAGAAAAATTTTCCAATACCTCGAAATTAAGGGCAATAACGCTGGCCAGAATACCACCTGTAATCACCATGAGAGCCATGGAGACGATGAGTTCAATAAGTGTGAACCCAGCTCTTGAATATCTGATCGCTAACCTCATTCGAAGGGGTAAATCCCAGCATATATTGAAGTAAATACAACAGGATCTCTTAAGGCCGAATTATCTACGCTTACAATAATACGTTTGTAATTTGTGCCTGGACCCACGCTATCAAGCCAACTGGCTGCGAGATTGACACAAAAAACGCGGGTACTTACGGTATATCCATCATAACCCTCACCACTAAGATCCCAGCTGGCATTGGCATAGTCATCAATATCGTCAACATTTGGGAAGGTACCATCTCCTGCATCTGTACCATAGCTCGTACTCCAAGGTGGTGTCGGATTCTCATCGAATCTGTGCATCCGAATAGTCTGCATAATGTGGTTTCCCAGAGTAACTGCCCTGATGCCAACTTCCACTTCTCCGGCCTGCGTGGTGTAGTTGCGCTGCGCCAGTAGGATGCCAACAATAGCAACGGAAACAATGCTCAACCCAATGATCATATCCAATATGGAAAAACCAGATTGTGACGCTGACCTACTCATACGCCATTCCTGTTTCTGCTACTACAGTTATGGTACGTGTCCCATTTATGACAATGGTACCACCAGAAGATGGAGTCCCCCACCAATTAAAAGATACTTCTGAACTGCCGCCAAAATTTACGGAGCTAATTGTCATCCCTGCATAAGCAGAATCCAAATCTAATACATGAGAATCACCTGTGTCTGGATCAGGAATGAGCACACGAGATGCATATGGACCAACCCACAAGCTGTATTGGTTTTCAGTCTGATTCACCACCAACCAGGTCGTATCGTGTTGGCTCATAGCCATGCCTCGCAATAAACTCAAATCCTCAATGAGTCGATCACTAACAGCTTTTTCACTAACGTCATCTATTACGAGACCCAGTTTAGGAAGGGCTATCACTGTAATTATACCAATGATAGCTATGATCATTATCAGCTCTATGAGAGAAAAACCTGATTTTGATTTAAATTCTTTCAAACGATGGCCTTAAGGACGGAAGCTTTGAGATACACCCGTGTCTGGATCATCAATCCGAAAACCAGCTTCCTCATCGTCTGTTTTGGGTAGGAGATAGTAGAGAAAGGGTTTCCCATATGGGTTATAAATAATGGTTGAGCTGGAATAGAGTTGATTTAGCGTACGCCCATCATAAAGTACAGTGGTGGCGGCCCACTGATGGGTCATCTTATGGTCAACGGGTTCATCGGGCCATACATCGTATTCACCATCCATAAACCCACGAAGATAAAGATTTACAATCCCTTGTTTAAGTTGGGAGGCATTCGCTTCACTCATGACCAGTTTAGCTTCGGTTTGTGTTTCAATGTAGGTTGGAGTAACAACTGCAGCAAGAATCCCCACTACCGAAATAGTAATCACGGCTTCCAGCAGGGTAAATCCCTTTTGTAAGTCTGATCTATTTTGAAATAAATCTAATATGATTTTGGGAAGTTTCATCGGTTACCAGACTGTAGATTGTCTTCTCCATTGTATCACGTTTTACTTGCCGTTGAATATCCCCTTGAGTGGGTAGAAATATACTGCTATAGAAGAAGTCGGAGGCTGGAAAACCAGCCCCCGACAATCCATCTTTATCTCTGAATCACTTTCAATAAGCGATTTTCAATGAGCATCAGATACTCAGACAAAGCTGAGCAAAAATGCACATACTAAGGAGTGACTAGAGTTAACTTTCCTGTGGCGGGCGCATATTCATAGTAGGTACCTGCTGGATCTTCACTATAAATCAGAGAATCAGCATCACCAGCGGCAGCAAAACTATATGACCAACCATCAGGGCTTTCATCCAGGACTGAATCAAGCATATTTGTTCCTTGGGCAGGGAAAGATCTTGATCCAGTTACAACAAGTTTGTTTGCTGCAAAAAGTTGTAACCCAGATCTAACATTACCAACCACAGCTTGTTTATTCTTGTTATGAGCTTGGGTAGTTACATCAAAGAATTTTGGTACAGCTACAGCAGCCAGAATTCCAAGGATCACGATAACCATAATCAGCTCGATTAGTGTAAAACCTTTGTTAGTGTTTGTTTTCATTTCATATCCTCCTGATACGGTTTGTTATTCGTTTTAATTTTTATAGGGTGTATTCGGCTGAAACCAAGGGTTGGTTCTTATCCCGAATTTTGAACATGGGTACTTTTGTAATTAATAGTTCTGGTGGATTCCCAGACCAACTGGCTTCTCCAGTGGAATCATCATGAACATAAAACTCCCAGCCTGAGCCGAAGGGAGATTTTGGTACGCCGTCTTTAAACAAGTCAGTAGTCACCACAGATACAACACCACTCCCCCGGTCGTACTTGATAATGATTGTCTCATCAAGTAATTCGGTCCAGGTTCCACCAGTGGTATTAAGCTGAGCCAGAGCACTACTTCCAATTCCATAGTGAGCAACTGAGGTGTATTTATTTACAATTGATGACCCTATGGTATTCATGGTTTCCAGGGCTTTGTTGGCTTTACCATTTTGCTGTGCATCCAGATAGGCCGGGACAGCGAATGCAGCCAAGGTGCCAATGATGGCTACGGTCACAACCAGCTCCATTAATGTAAAACCTCTAGTATTCCTGTTCATTTCGTTTCTCCTGATATCTATTTCATCAAACAATAGGATTCATTAACGCAAAGGCCGTGCCAAGCCCTAAGTGCCTGTTTATTATGACTTGCTTATCGTCATGCTGAAATTGAATTGTAGCATTACGTTACAAGTGGTGTACCTGATTGCTACACCTTGACCACAAGGAAAAATTCTATCCAGATATAAATTGCAACTGCAAAAAGAACCATGACCACAGAATAGAGCCAGGTCGGATAAGACCGTTGGAAGAACTGATAACGAAATCCGTTTTTTGATTTTGAAGCCTTCATTCCATTGTTCTCCTAATCCCCCAACCCCCTCATCAACCCAACTTCCAACTTCTTACTTCTTACTTCTTACTTCTCACTTCTTACTTCTAACTTCTAACTTCTAACTTCTAACTCACTTAACCGCCCCATACATATTCCACATTGGTAGAAAAATACCCAGGGCCATAAACAGTAGCGCACCACCCATAAATACTGTCATCAATGGTTCGATGGCACCACTAAGACCTTCAATTTTAGCATCAACTTCCGTATCGTATTGGGCAGCCACATTGGCCATCATGTCATCCATGGCACCTGACTTCTCACCAACAGCAATCATTTTTACCGTCATTTTAGGGAAATAACTACTTTTCCCCAGCGCCGCCGCCAAACTGATACCCTTCTCTACTTCCTTACGGGCATTGGCAATCTCATTACCTATCACGACATTTCCCACGGTCTTTTCTACTGTCTCAAGGGCTTTGATAATCTGAATTCCACCACGGCTCAAGGTTTCAAGCATATGGGCAAATCGGGCTATATTGGTTTTTAGGAATATCTCTTTAAAAATTGGTAGCTTAAGTTTGAAACCATCTATAGTAAATCGACCTTTTTCTGTTTTCCCAAAGGCTTTCAGGCCGATGATACTAGCAAAAAAACCAATAATCACTACGGGCCAAAACTGTATCAGAAAATCGCTTGCAGTTATCATAACCACTGTTGGCATGGGTAAATCCATGCCCTTTTTGGAAAACATATCAGAGAATTTTGGAACAATAAAAATCATGGCGCCTATGAAGGCCAATCCAAGGGCACTTGTTACAATCATGGGATAACGTAAAGCAGATTTGACATTGCGCGTGACCTCCTGATCGTGTTTGATGAAGGAGCCAAGTCTCTCGAGGATTTGCTCCATGACACCTGCTGACTCACCTGCCTCAATCATATTTACATACAGGAGTGAAAATGCACCGGGGTAATCTTTCATGGCCTGTGAAAGGGCTTTACCACCACTCACACTCTTAATGAGCCCCTTAACAACTGAACGCATGGTTTCCGTCTCCGCCTGTTCCTCCAGTGCCTCCAGAGCACCGATAAGTGGAATACCAGAGCGAAACATAATCGCTAATTGAACTGTAAAATTTTCAATCTCGTTGGCCTTGACCTTTTTGCCCTTTTTAAAAATGGCCCCACCGGATAGGGCGCCTTGCTTTTGCTCCTTGACGGATAACAGCATTTCACCACGCTCATCAGCCTGTGTAAAAACCTCTACTTTTGACTCGGCTGTAACAACACGCTCTTCTACTGTCCCTGAATCACTCATGATGCGGCAGACAAAATCAGGCATCTTTACTCTCTTCCTGCCCCAGATTATCTGTAAAGTTCAAATCATATTTTTTTATTTTTCGGTAAATGGCAGTGCGGGATATCTGGAGCTGGGTAGCAGCCTGGCTAATATTCCCCTTGAGTTTAGTGAGGGTGTACTGAAGCGCCTCCTTTTCGATCTCCCATAGGGGGCGGATAGAATTTGGCTCTACTACCTTGGTTAAGTCTGGTGTTGAATTCGACTCAATAATTTCATCCTGCATGATGGAGCTGGGTAACAACGTCGGTCCGTCTGACTGGAAGACGCTGCGAGTGAGCATGTTTTCCAATTCTCTGACGTTTCCATGGAGATCCATATGTGAAAGTGTCTCGATCAACTCCCAACTCACTCTTTTGATGGTTTGATCTTCACCTCGCAACAATTTCTCCAAAAAGAAAATTACCAGTAGTGGCATATCAGCGGTTCGGGATCTCAGAGGTGGTAACTTGAGAGGTATCACATTCAGACGATAGTGCAAATCTTCACGGAATAAACCTTTTGTGATTTGCTCAGGCAAATTTTTGTGGGTGGCTGTCACCAGTCGGATATCAACTGATTTTTCTTTCACACTCCCCAATGGCTGAATTATGCCATCCTCAAGCACCCGTAGCAATTTGACTTGAAGCTCCAGGGGCATGTCGCCAATCTCATCCAGAAAGAGTGTGCCTTCATGTGCGAGTTCAAATTTTCCGGCTTTATTCTGACTGGCACCTGTAAAAGCTCCCTTTTCAAAACCAAACAATTCACTCTCCAGGAGATTTCCAGGAATGGCAGCACAGTTTATACTGACAAATGGTTTTGCCCTGCGCTCGCTGAGCTGGTGCATCGTCCTGGCGACTAACTCCTTACCGGAACCGCTTTCTCCCTGGATCAGCACGGTGTATTCGCTGGTGGCAACACGGGTTAGTTGACGATACACATCCAGCATGGGTAGAGAGTTCCCCACAAAATCCCCGAAGCCACCTGGTCTCAGCAACTTTTGGGAGACCTTGCTTCCCAGACTCTTCGCAAAATCGGTGTATTTATCCAACCTCTCCAGAATAGCCTCCAGGGAAGCTTCAAGGTCATCGATCCGTACGACGCCAAAAAGTTTAGAAGTCTCGTTGGCGATCCTCGTGTCAAAATCCTTCCTGGCACTAAAAAGTATAATGGCTTGATGAGGGTGTACTCTTCGTAAATCTTTTATCCAGGTATGATATTCATCAGCAAAAGCTGCACACGAGATAAAAATGGCGGAATAGGTGTGAATGCTCACGTAGTTGAACAGGGACACCCAATCGCTGGTCTGTGTGACCTGGCCATGATTTTTTAGAGCTTGGAGAAGTGCTATCTCTGGTTGAGGATCTTTTCTCCTCCGGGGATTGAGCATAAGGAATTCGTGATTTAAAGCCATTAAAGTGTTACCCTCAGGACTTCTTCAGCAGAAGTTTCACCCAGCAGCACCTTTTCTTTGGCAGCCTGGTTCAGTGAATACATACCGTTCCGAATTGCAGCTGCTTCAATCTCATCCGAATCAGCTCCCTTAATAATCAAATCCTTAACTTCCTGATTAGGTATCAGGAGCTCAAATATACCTGACCTGCCTACATAGCCAGAGTTTCGACAATGAATACAACCGACCGGCTCATGAATAGCGGTATAGTCAGGCCATTTATCTACCCCGATTATGAGCTTTAGTTCGTCTGTTTTTTCCACCGGCTTTTTACATCGAGGACAAAGGAGACGTATGAGTCTTTGGGCCAGAATAGCTCTCACTGTGGAACTCACTAAATAGTTGTCCACACCCATGTCAGTAAGACGGGTGAATGTTGAGGAAGCATCATTTGTGTGTAGGGTTGAGAATACAAGGTGACCGGTTAGGGCTGCCCGAATAGCCAATTCAATGGTCTCAGTATCACGCATCTCACCCACCAGAATAATATCAGGATCCTGACGCATCATCGTTTTTAGTGCGACTGAAAATGATAGGCCAGCCTTATTGTTTACCTGACTCTGATTGATATTCTCCAATGAATACTCTATGGGATCTTCGATGGTCATAATGTTTACAGCCACTGAATTGAGTGTATTTAAAGTGGCATAAAGTGTGGTTGTTTTACCACTACCAGTAGGACCGGTTACAAGTAAAATACCATTGGCTATTTTAATTGTCTCACGCCATTCCTTTAAGATGTCCTCATCAAATCCCAATTTGTGCAGATCTATCTTCCCCTTGGATTCATCCAGGATACGCATCACCACCTTCTCGCCATTGGGGGTGGGAAAAGTTGAACATCTAAGATCAACAGCCACACTTTTCTGGGCGAAGTGAAAGCGACCATCCTGGGGGCGTCTGGATTCAGCAATATCCATATCTGCTAAAATTTTTATTCTGGAAATCATGGGAGAGACTGACTCGTGGGGAATTGAATAATATTGCTGTAACACACCATCAACACGGTAGCGTATGCGAGCA
It contains:
- a CDS encoding type II secretion system protein, coding for MRLAIRYSRAGFTLIELIVSMALMVITGGILASVIALNFEVLENFSDREKLLTRGILATTLFERELGMLIDSTNIVIADDQQFRFNDKYGNTFEYSVSSSNLTRQEIGVGSALNLAAPVINSDTKFQYFSANNSELTSVPLSVANRKLVKLVKLKLVMDDGGAGVTLLSTVYPENLKIYNH
- a CDS encoding GspH/FimT family protein, whose product is MKEFKSKSGFSLIELIMIIAIIGIITVIALPKLGLVIDDVSEKAVSDRLIEDLSLLRGMAMSQHDTTWLVVNQTENQYSLWVGPYASRVLIPDPDTGDSHVLDLDSAYAGMTISSVNFGGSSEVSFNWWGTPSSGGTIVINGTRTITVVAETGMAYE
- a CDS encoding type II secretion system protein produces the protein MKLPKIILDLFQNRSDLQKGFTLLEAVITISVVGILAAVVTPTYIETQTEAKLVMSEANASQLKQGIVNLYLRGFMDGEYDVWPDEPVDHKMTHQWAATTVLYDGRTLNQLYSSSTIIYNPYGKPFLYYLLPKTDDEEAGFRIDDPDTGVSQSFRP
- a CDS encoding prepilin-type N-terminal cleavage/methylation domain-containing protein, which translates into the protein MNRNTRGFTLMELVVTVAIIGTLAAFAVPAYLDAQQNGKANKALETMNTIGSSIVNKYTSVAHYGIGSSALAQLNTTGGTWTELLDETIIIKYDRGSGVVSVVTTDLFKDGVPKSPFGSGWEFYVHDDSTGEASWSGNPPELLITKVPMFKIRDKNQPLVSAEYTL
- a CDS encoding type II secretion system F family protein, with amino-acid sequence MPDFVCRIMSDSGTVEERVVTAESKVEVFTQADERGEMLLSVKEQKQGALSGGAIFKKGKKVKANEIENFTVQLAIMFRSGIPLIGALEALEEQAETETMRSVVKGLIKSVSGGKALSQAMKDYPGAFSLLYVNMIEAGESAGVMEQILERLGSFIKHDQEVTRNVKSALRYPMIVTSALGLAFIGAMIFIVPKFSDMFSKKGMDLPMPTVVMITASDFLIQFWPVVIIGFFASIIGLKAFGKTEKGRFTIDGFKLKLPIFKEIFLKTNIARFAHMLETLSRGGIQIIKALETVEKTVGNVVIGNEIANARKEVEKGISLAAALGKSSYFPKMTVKMIAVGEKSGAMDDMMANVAAQYDTEVDAKIEGLSGAIEPLMTVFMGGALLFMALGIFLPMWNMYGAVK
- a CDS encoding sigma-54-dependent Fis family transcriptional regulator translates to MALNHEFLMLNPRRRKDPQPEIALLQALKNHGQVTQTSDWVSLFNYVSIHTYSAIFISCAAFADEYHTWIKDLRRVHPHQAIILFSARKDFDTRIANETSKLFGVVRIDDLEASLEAILERLDKYTDFAKSLGSKVSQKLLRPGGFGDFVGNSLPMLDVYRQLTRVATSEYTVLIQGESGSGKELVARTMHQLSERRAKPFVSINCAAIPGNLLESELFGFEKGAFTGASQNKAGKFELAHEGTLFLDEIGDMPLELQVKLLRVLEDGIIQPLGSVKEKSVDIRLVTATHKNLPEQITKGLFREDLHYRLNVIPLKLPPLRSRTADMPLLVIFFLEKLLRGEDQTIKRVSWELIETLSHMDLHGNVRELENMLTRSVFQSDGPTLLPSSIMQDEIIESNSTPDLTKVVEPNSIRPLWEIEKEALQYTLTKLKGNISQAATQLQISRTAIYRKIKKYDLNFTDNLGQEESKDA
- the tadA gene encoding Flp pilus assembly complex ATPase component TadA translates to MATEKKQLGQLLLESGLISEQQVSEVLTYQREHNLVFGKAVVSMGLVQESDLLKVLGDHLGLPSLDITKYSIQDEALGVVSEDFARENSIIPLFLIEETLTIATADPLNIDVIDQLTRDTDKEIMLVLSSEMDIERSIDLYYRSTTSLLDTAAAGDGVRVVSREIHEDTEIVQVVDMLLFEAVNMGASDIHIEPRKNDARIRYRVDGVLQQYYSIPHESVSPMISRIKILADMDIAESRRPQDGRFHFAQKSVAVDLRCSTFPTPNGEKVVMRILDESKGKIDLHKLGFDEDILKEWRETIKIANGILLVTGPTGSGKTTTLYATLNTLNSVAVNIMTIEDPIEYSLENINQSQVNNKAGLSFSVALKTMMRQDPDIILVGEMRDTETIELAIRAALTGHLVFSTLHTNDASSTFTRLTDMGVDNYLVSSTVRAILAQRLIRLLCPRCKKPVEKTDELKLIIGVDKWPDYTAIHEPVGCIHCRNSGYVGRSGIFELLIPNQEVKDLIIKGADSDEIEAAAIRNGMYSLNQAAKEKVLLGETSAEEVLRVTL